The segment taccattacatagtaaaataacataacaatatagaataagagtgcaacaagcgaatacaacaactgatacaattggataacaataacttgataacgactaaatcaacagataacaataattcaataacaacaacaggtaaccatttgacaatatataaaagaaaagtttggagatttaagatgcacagagagtcaagcaaaacagggttgattaaacaagatccacaagaacaggtacatgaaataatcaataaactataaaatacaacaacaatatcgtacaatttaaatgcaaagacaataatatataacaaagtactactaaaaaaaggcgagtaaaaacagaaaaaaaggtatagttgaaacagaattatagagtgccatatactaatttgatgatttcttctcgaaatctagcagggctggtggcgaagaagtcaacaagatgtcccatcttatttccgctgcgtagaagtcgaggtatcgtactctgttgttggtaggtcgttgaatagtacagtcttgcaaaggtgtctcgcagtctcgtatgcccaggaacatggaagtagattttgttAAGTAGTTACGGGCAATCAATGCTTCCGATGATGATCTTGTGGAGAAAGATAAGATCGTGTATCTTTCTACGAGCCTCAAGAGGAGCAAGGCCATGCTGTAGTTGATAACCagcaattggaacattcatgtagtggtggccatctctgaacccagctgttctgacaagacgatgcagaactctttcaagttgtgttttgagTCCTTCTTGGGAAGGTGACCAGATGGAAGAGTTGTATTCCAGGAGAGGACGAACAAGTGCTTTGTAGAGGATCAGCAGGGCGTCTACTGAAAGATTACGAGTAGAGCGGAAGATAAATCCAAGAGTTGAGTTTGCTCTATTACAGATGTATTGGATGTGCTCAGCAGGGTGAAGAGTTGGTGTTGTGATGACGCCAAGGTCCTTTATTTTATCTACTCGATGAAGAACGGTGTTGTAAAGAGAGTAGTTGAAGAGACAGGGTGTAAAAGATCTTGAAAAGGTCATCACAGCGCATTTAGATATATTAAGGTCCATAGCGTTCATGAGGCACCATTTTTCGATATGGAAAAGTGCTGATTGAAGCAGTTGGTGATcagtaaaagagtttatttctatgaaaatctTTGCATTATCAGCAAATAGTAGCAGCTCAACTCCAAGGCAGTGGtcgatatcatttataaagaggTTAAACAGATGAGGCCCGAGGAGAGATCCCTGGGGAACCCCTGATAAAGCACTTAATGACCGAGAAATAGCGCCTCCACATCTAACCTTGAGTGTACGATCTCTGAAATAGGAATGAAGGAACGTCAAAAGAGAGTTTGAGAATCCCATGGCATCAAGTTTAGCCATAAGGTGCTTGTGGCTCActctgtcaaatgccttagagaaGTCTAAGAATATGCAGTCAACCTGATTTCCGTTTGAGAATGCAGATGTTATGTAGTGGTGGAATAGGGCAAGATTAGTGGTTGTAGATTTACCACTCATAAAACCGTGTTGTTCAGGAATAAATGTGTGTTTCAGCTCAAACTTCAGGCCATCCATTATGAGAGATTCAAATACTTTTGAGAGAGAAGAGAGGATAACTATGGGCCTATAGGTCTTGGCTTCTGTGGGTCACCGGATTTAAATATAGGTGCAATAAAACCGGGCTTTAAGCAGGAGGGAAATATGCCAGAAGAGAAGAAGCAATTCCAAAAGATGGAGATATAAGGAGCGAGAATTGAGCTGCAGAACTTCAGTACAGAAGGATGGATGTTGTAAGGACCAGCTCCTTTGTCAGGGTTGAGATTTTTTAGTTTCCTCTCGACGGTCACAGCAGCTTTGCCAGATTGATATGTTCTTTGACTTGGTGTAGTTGTAAGTTGGGGGCTCACTTGCTGGTTCCTTGAAGATTGTGGAGAAGTAGTCAGCAAATAGGTTAGAGATATAATCGGAGTCTTCAGCCGTCCTACCTTCGAAGGTAATCTTGGTGGGGAAAGATAATACATTTCTCAGTTGGTTTACAAAGCCCCAGAGGAGCTTAGAGTTGCTTATAACTGACTGGTTAATGCGGTTCATAAAACGTTGACGACAGTGAGAGACCAACAGTCTGCAATGGTACCTGAGCTGCTTGAAGTTTAACAGATGTTCATACTTAAGGGTTGACTTGTAGAGcttgtgaacagtttttttacgGATGATGAAGTCCTTTAACTCAGAAGAATACCATGACGGGAAAACAGAGGCACCAATTTTTTTCAAAGGGCAATTTGCTCTCCCTATAGAGCTAAGGTCAGCGCAGAAGGTAGAGAAACAGTGTTCTACGTTGTTTGAAGTTACTACTGGGTAGGATTGGTTTGATAGCCAGTTGAATACTGCAATGAGATCACAGCGTTTTAGGTCTAGAATGAAAGTGACTCGTGAAGGGGGCGGAGATGAGTTCAAGACCATATCCCAGATTAGGGCGGGGTGATCATCCTCAAGGTCAATTAGGATATCCACTGCTGGTTCCACAATAGTATGGAGGTCAGATGAAAAAATCAGGTCCAGGATGACTCCTCTCTTATTGAGCACGGTGTTATGTTGCTTAAGGTTAAAGAAACAGGCCAGGTCAACCAGGTGTTGAGAAGATGTGTTGAGGGCTGAACTTAAACAGTCTGTCCAATTTACACTGGGTTGATTAAAGTCACCCGtgttaattattttgtcaaaCCGTGGTCCATTGGTAACAATTTCTTCGACAGCTAAACCAAAATCATTATATGTAGATGCTAATGAAGCTGGTGGCAAATATGCAGAACATAACAGGATTAGAGAAGAAGCAATTTtgatacatacaaatatacaCTCAAGGTTTGTAAAGGACGATTGCAGTTTCCACGAGGGATAAATCCTGTTGACAGCCACCAACACACCacctttagatttttttacaacTGTTCTCAGGGGTCCTGTCCTGTCtatgtaaattaaagttgtagaGTTCAAGTTCAGAGTCCAGTATATCACTAGATAGGTTTGTCTCacaaaaggaaataatataaatacatgtgtTAATGCGGTTTTTAAGGCAGTCGAGTTTAGTTCGGAggccatttacattttgaaagtagAAATGGATGTTGTGATTGCTGTGTAAattaactagttttttggattggTTTTAGCGATTACAGGGACCCCATTCAAGTACCTTTTAGTAATATCTTTTTCTCCTTtattacttctttcttcaagttcaGCACTTAGACATTGTAGATATTTGCGCTCCTTATCAGTTTTGTCTCTTGCTAAGGTGACAGATAAGAGTTCAGGATAAGATTTTGCTAGTTCAACTTTGGAGAAGCGAGCGAACAGTAATCTAGCGGATTCCGGAGAAGTGTAGAAGAGCTTGAGAGGGCGAGGGCTGTCCTTTCTGGGTTTTCCAATGCGGGCACTTTTGAAGACTTCAAGATTGGGTGCATCAGGAGAAACTGCCTTAATGATTTTGACAACAGCAGAGGTATCAGAATTGATTCTGGACTCAGTTGACGGGTTAGAGCTCTCTGGaaggttgtaaataataacattacaggCGCGCTTAGCACGATCATTGATTTCAGCGAAGAACTCTTCTGGTGAATGAGCTGGCTTGTCCTTCAGGGTCTCCAGGGCTGAAACCTTTTCCTCAAGCGTGCCGATACGAATTTCGGAGCAAGTGAGACGAGAATCAATGGATtccaatttatcattaatttgtgCAATGCAACTTTGCAAAGAGTCCAACTTACTGGGAACTTCAAGAAGAGACTCCATCTTCTTATCAAGATTACTGATTTTATCAAGTAGGTTGTTGAGCGCCAGGTTGACAGCATTCAGGGGCTGCTGAGGAGGTGGGACACAGTCTTCACGCAGGCATTTCCATTTCAGCCTTTTGTCATTAGCGTATTTATTGTAATCGGTTAATGGCATTTCAAGACAGGCCACATGAAACCTTTTTTCACATTTACTTTCACAACTAATGCATTTTTCCacatattttattccttttatacACCTATTGGGCAAGTTGTCTCAGCCATTTCGCATCTGCAAACAATGTGGGAAGTAGTTTTATATAGTGCTGTGTATCAACGGAGACGAAGATTTAGAAGGCTGTGGATTTAAAAGACAAGGTTTCTCTATGTAGCGTTGTGCAGAGTAGACTTAAGGAAAGGTAGAATGGAACTGTTAAACGTCAATATTTAGTAGGCTAGGGCCGAcagtttagtgttattatttgaCAAATATGGTAAAACTTTTCAACGATTAGACATAAGAAGACTCACCGAGCGTAACAGAAAAGGATCAGAGCGGCAACGAGCGGACAACGTCAATCAAGTGAGTAATAAGCACAATTTAATGAGCGAACAAGAAGATCCGTTGCATTCAAAACAATTCCAGCTGACTATCAATATTAAACAGCTGTTATGGAAATATacgcatataaatttaaaaacaaaagcaaaagGATTACTTCCATTGTAATATAGGCTATACAATCCGGCTAGGTCAAGGAGTCTGAGAAAACACCACAAAGCAAGCAATTAACACGGAAGTTGGCGTCAACAATGGTTGCCATGGTAACGTCTATCAGGTAGCCACTCTTGATCATTGTACTGTTGTTGCCAACTGTCTTTCGGAAGCGGATATCAGCTTGCGAGATTTATATTGACGGTCAAGaggagtaaaataattaataatattagaaaaactTTCTTTTACACGAATTATATTTATCATGAACATGCTGTAGAATGGGTTAAAAaggatttacaaaaatatttacaagttactTGTTTTTTTGAGGTATAATACAATGTTCGATTAAAAGttgaaaggtttttaattttgggcgggtagatgttgagatgaaataaaCTACGCtgcatgtgatatattaacaaaatttatttttcatttgtaaggcCGTGTATGCCACTATGTGTGGAATATAACATCGTTCAAAATTTGAAAGTCCACCGCGGTTTCACAATAGTACGGATACGAGTggtccaattttcaattactctgccTCCGAAATCCAGTTGAACTTGAGAGATGGCCTGGGTTATGTTTATCATAAGTTCATCGATTGATTGAGTCCTATTGTCATAGACCTGCAACTTCAGAAAACCCTATAAAAAAGTCTATGGGCGTAAAATAGCACGATCTCGGCGGCCAATTCACGTCACCTCTGCGAGAGATAACCATACTCTAAAATCGTTCATGCAAATTGTTCATAGATTTCGTACGCTGTGTGGCACGTAGagccgtcctgctgaaaccacatgtcGTTTACATCCATATCGTTAAATTTGGGCCTAAAGAAATAAGTTGTCATTAATTTAGTTCATGCTTTGCacatatgttgttatttataaagtatgtttaaatattattgttatttgttagtgttaatgttaaatttagagttctagaatttgtaatataattttttgttttgtactgttTTGCTATAATTTGTTACTtatctttgttgtttttgttacattattattatttatttttatatgcaacgtagtctttcaaaattttattcagtttaccATATTGTTATTTGCCTTAATtacgataaaaattattttattttaggttgtTGGTAATCTATAGTagatatatagtatttattttttttcgttacTTGTTGTTAcagttgttacttttttgttttgttttgtaaactgttaCTTTTAGAACATATTTATCAGCTTTGTATGTGCCTATACGCTactgttaactatttatttacattgtatcaTTTGCCATCTAATtttcacattattgtaaaatggtctgtaccgtgggaataaaaaactaaatcattGTTCTGTAGCGTTGGCCGTTGACAGTGATGGCCTCACCAAcgttgttttaaacaaaatacggGCCAATGACACCGCCGGCCCAAAACCCGcaccaaacagtaactttttgtgGATGCAACTCTACCTAGTGAATCTCATTTGGGTTGGCGTTGTTCCATATACGGCAATTATGCTTGTTAACATAGCCATTCATCCAGGAATGTGCTTCGTCGCTGAAGATAATATTTAGCCGAAATTAGGGTCCTCTTCCAAAACGCTCGAAAGCCCACTCGGTGAACAAACGGCGTTTTCTATGGTCGGAAACTTTAAGCTCCAGGGTCAGTTGGATTTTGTACGGATGCAGGCCTAAATACAGACGCAAATTCGCCAAGTTGAAGTTTGCGAAAGGCCGAGTTCTCGTGCACGGCGAGGAATTGACTGCCTCGGGTTCCTCTGCACACTTTTTACGGACAATGGCAACGTTCTCGATAGATATACTGTTCCTTTGACGTCTGGGTGTAGTCTGGTCGTTTACCGAACCGGTCATCTCGAATGTAGCTACCAAACGTTGAAGAGTGGAAATTGAAGGGCCTCCGCGTCTGCCGTAAAATTGTCGCAACGCACATAACGTTTTAAGTGGTGAATACtcattttaataatacagtttaatcatctgaacgtgctgctcaatcgtgtaacttgtcatgataaaataaattgcaattaaatGGTCGAACTTACTTAACAACAATACACTAATGAAACAGCTTACACCAAAACAACATGGCCGCCACAGGCTGCCAACTTCTACCCAACAGACATGAAAAACCCTATAGTTAGGCTGAATACTACTTCATTTTACGAATATGaatcttattttaatgaaaatctatttttcataaatttttttactccAGTAAATTTCCATAATATTTACTCCATGGGCTTTCAGTTATGCCAATTGGCACCTACAATTTCTATTTTTCCTGGCGGTGAATGTACAGATGTTTTCGTTCTGTATTATCATCTATCTGCCGGCAGGGcacgtaaataattaaataagctaCAGACTAGAAATTGTGTATGAAAACTGAAACATCTGTAATGCGACCCATTGCATTGTGTACTCCTAACTTATAATGTAGTAGCAACCTCACTGTTCCGCATTCTATGTTCAATAAATTGGCTTTAGAACTAAAAGATCGCTGAATCGATTTCAGGAGGGATAAGAACATTTTGTAAGATTTtatggatataatttaaataagaattgctgtcataatataactgtaatataaaagtaattgaaacaatgtTCGAATGTTACATGATTTATTGTAGCATCACTTTTCAATTATAATGgttaataattaagataaaaaatacatgaaagATCAGTATGGAATAAAAGTAAGAACAGTTTGGTAAACTTTAGGAagaagttgaaatatttaatcaaGGGTTTGTGTGCTCAGCTGGAAGTATTTGGCAATAAATCAATCTTTCAATTAACCTCCCTCCCTTCATTGTTTCGTTTATTTTAAgctacaaatatattaaattattacttacaaaACATTGTCCCTTGTTATTACTTTTCCGCATTTCTTTGCAAATAATAAGTGACATAATGGTTTATGATCATTTCAAATTCACAACATCAAAAAAAACTCAGGAACACCTtgtatatgattttataaataaaatgtccttAAAGACTCTCTCAACCAAACATAACCTGAGaccaaatatttagtatttaataaatatttttatttaaagcctAAATTGAAAATACATGTCCTGAAATTGAAGGTTTTACGTACgcatttttaatgtaattcacAATTATAAAACCTAATACTGGTAATCCAA is part of the Homalodisca vitripennis isolate AUS2020 chromosome 8, UT_GWSS_2.1, whole genome shotgun sequence genome and harbors:
- the LOC124368171 gene encoding uncharacterized protein LOC124368171 — its product is MASELNSTALKTALTHVFILFPFVRQTYLVIYWTLNLNSTTLIYIDRTGPLRTVVKKSKGGVLVAVNRIYPSWKLQSSFTNLECIFVCIKIASSLILLCSAYLPPASLASTYNDFGLAVEEIVTNGPRFDKIINTGDFNQPSVNWTDCLSSALNTSSQHLVDLACFFNLKQHNTVLNKRGVILDLIFSSDLHTIVEPAVDILIDLEDDHPALIWDMVLNSSPPPSRVTFILDLKRCDLIAVFNWLSNQSYPVVTSNNVEHCFSTFCADLSSIGRANCPLKKIGASVFPSWYSSELKDFIIRKKTVHKLYKSTLKYEHLLNFKQLRYHCRLLVSHCRQRFMNRINQSVISNSKLLWGFVNQLRNVLSFPTKITFEGRTAEDSDYISNLFADYFSTIFKEPASEPPTYNYTKSKNISIWQSCCDRREETKKSQP